Proteins encoded in a region of the Gallalistipes aquisgranensis genome:
- a CDS encoding Gfo/Idh/MocA family oxidoreductase: MEYKTHISRRNFLKKSAVLAATAAFPGILNAINPSSKREVKNPKFVSGDKVNLACCGIGNRGKDIIKQLYSTGLCNIVALCDTDMEAAHTLEILKMFPNVPRFRDFRQMFDRMKDSIDAVSIGTPDHSHFPIAMRAMSEGIHVYVEKPLARTFLEVELLMAAARKYKVVTQMGNQGHSEANYFQFKAWTEAGIIKDVTRITAHMNNKRRWHQWDTNMKSFPAAEPIPDTLDWDTWIGVEPMRDYNHDYINGQWRCWYDLGLGALGDWGAHIIDTAHEFLDLGLPEEINMLYADGWNPFFFPLASTIEFKFPARGDMPPVEITWYDGRKNLPPLPDGYVAGKLDPNIPPTSQGAIQPSKLNPGKIIYGKDLIFQGGSHGSTLSIIPKDKAKEIASRLPEVPESPSNHYANFLLAVMGKEKARSPFEISGPLSQVLCLGVIAQRLNSHLKFDRQTKRFVNNEMANFLLQGYPPRDEWKEFFQI, translated from the coding sequence ATGGAATACAAAACACACATTTCTCGCCGGAATTTTTTAAAAAAATCGGCAGTATTGGCTGCAACGGCAGCATTTCCTGGCATATTGAATGCCATAAATCCTTCTTCGAAAAGAGAGGTGAAAAATCCGAAATTCGTATCGGGTGACAAAGTGAATCTGGCTTGTTGCGGTATCGGAAACCGGGGAAAAGACATTATTAAACAACTCTATTCTACCGGGTTGTGCAATATCGTGGCTTTGTGTGATACGGACATGGAGGCTGCCCATACCCTAGAGATACTCAAGATGTTTCCTAATGTGCCTCGGTTCCGCGATTTCCGTCAGATGTTTGACAGAATGAAAGATTCGATCGATGCGGTGTCGATCGGAACTCCGGATCACTCCCATTTCCCGATTGCGATGCGTGCCATGTCGGAGGGTATCCATGTGTATGTGGAGAAACCGTTGGCCCGAACGTTTCTGGAAGTGGAGTTATTGATGGCCGCGGCCCGAAAATACAAGGTCGTAACTCAAATGGGAAATCAAGGGCATTCGGAGGCCAACTATTTTCAATTCAAGGCATGGACCGAAGCGGGTATTATTAAGGATGTGACCCGGATCACGGCCCATATGAACAACAAGCGTCGTTGGCACCAATGGGATACGAACATGAAGAGTTTTCCTGCAGCCGAACCCATTCCGGACACGCTTGATTGGGATACATGGATCGGTGTGGAGCCGATGCGCGATTATAATCACGATTATATTAACGGGCAATGGCGTTGCTGGTATGATTTAGGGCTTGGTGCTCTTGGGGACTGGGGTGCACACATTATTGATACTGCCCATGAATTTCTTGATTTGGGACTGCCGGAAGAGATCAATATGTTGTATGCCGATGGATGGAATCCATTCTTTTTCCCGTTGGCTTCGACGATCGAATTCAAGTTCCCCGCCCGAGGCGATATGCCTCCGGTAGAGATTACTTGGTATGACGGCCGGAAAAATCTTCCTCCGTTGCCTGACGGGTACGTTGCCGGGAAACTCGATCCTAATATTCCGCCCACGTCTCAAGGTGCTATTCAACCTTCGAAACTCAATCCGGGAAAAATCATCTATGGAAAAGATCTTATTTTCCAAGGTGGGTCGCACGGTAGTACGTTGTCGATCATTCCCAAAGACAAGGCAAAAGAGATTGCATCCCGATTGCCGGAGGTTCCCGAAAGTCCGTCCAATCACTATGCAAACTTCCTGTTGGCCGTGATGGGTAAGGAGAAAGCTCGTTCTCCGTTCGAAATTTCAGGTCCGTTGAGTCAGGTGCTTTGCTTGGGTGTGATCGCTCAAAGACTTAATTCCCATCTGAAATTCGACCGTCAGACGAAGCGTTTCGTAAACAATGAAATGGCGAATTTCCTTTTGCAGGGCTATCCTCCAAGAGATGAATGGAAAGAGTTTTTCCAGATATAG
- a CDS encoding nucleoside deaminase: protein METEQKTDEIFMRQALAEAEKALSKEEVPIGAVVVSGGMVIGRGHNLVESLGDATAHAEMQALTAASAALGGKYLGDCTLYVTVEPCVMCAGACAWSQVGRIVWGADDPKRGFMRLGREVLHPRTEIVTGVLQRECSELVARFFKKLRD from the coding sequence ATGGAGACGGAACAGAAAACCGACGAAATTTTTATGCGTCAGGCACTCGCAGAGGCGGAAAAGGCCCTTTCGAAGGAGGAAGTGCCCATCGGCGCGGTTGTTGTCAGCGGAGGGATGGTGATCGGACGCGGCCATAACCTGGTCGAGTCGCTGGGCGACGCCACGGCCCATGCCGAAATGCAGGCTCTCACCGCCGCCTCCGCCGCACTGGGCGGCAAGTACCTCGGCGACTGCACGCTTTACGTCACCGTGGAACCCTGCGTCATGTGTGCCGGAGCGTGTGCCTGGAGCCAGGTCGGGCGCATCGTGTGGGGCGCCGACGATCCCAAGCGGGGCTTCATGCGGCTGGGCCGCGAAGTATTACACCCTCGCACAGAGATCGTTACCGGAGTATTGCAGCGGGAGTGCAGCGAACTGGTCGCCCGCTTCTTCAAAAAACTTAGGGACTGA
- a CDS encoding DUF2752 domain-containing protein — translation MKRHFARYASAWVFILVSILTATPLFARQALKEYAKPLMMRLNEQIVLRQNDDTRSPDYGGIWCPGCGLYHTRAAEALFPLAYEYELTGNRERLRQAIRLGNWLVARQQPDGAWPETPETWTGTSTDQLLMMLLAWPIVSPHLSPDERARWSSSMEQAGDYLARVMDNAFASINYCATTAATLAHMNAFLPKPSYAAKARELARMIVAKMNPEYFIEGEGSREGKYKYGVDLGYNMEMSLWGLAEYARVTGDGPAADAVALSLKNHLWFIYPNGMLDASWAIRSNKWTTFGSGTSDGCHPLLALMSDRDEAYITAAVRNMRQLEHSFTREGLLGFGPHYDRVRNAPPCIYPTFTKAKSLAMAQSWVTRDGPGDAPLPTDTEGWRYFPTMNVAVVRSGDFCGTVTAYNYKAKEGPRSKYMHRPAGGSLSILWVDGFDLLQASSQTEYHRWEPMSFPEIPATTPLTPRIEVSANNGYYTNLYEYDAAFTVGERDGAVECTAYGQLKNRDQRPCGVGYTLTHRFGGDRLTKSFMIAHQTLTDTVRIVEPIVLNEGTEITRQDSRTIRIGSRSRTILLTLDSPEATLRIDKKGAETCWSIYPALKALPIVVDVPCDETTRRTPVTLTYRIES, via the coding sequence ATGAAACGACACTTCGCACGATACGCCAGCGCATGGGTGTTCATCCTCGTCTCGATTCTGACAGCGACACCCCTTTTCGCCCGACAGGCCCTGAAAGAGTATGCGAAACCCTTGATGATGCGCCTCAACGAGCAGATAGTCCTCCGGCAGAACGACGACACCCGAAGCCCCGATTACGGAGGCATCTGGTGTCCGGGGTGCGGCCTCTACCACACGCGCGCCGCCGAAGCGCTCTTCCCGCTGGCTTACGAATACGAACTCACCGGCAACAGGGAACGCCTGCGGCAGGCCATCCGGCTCGGGAACTGGCTGGTCGCCCGGCAGCAGCCGGACGGAGCATGGCCCGAAACGCCCGAGACCTGGACCGGCACTTCCACCGACCAACTGCTCATGATGCTTCTGGCATGGCCCATCGTCTCCCCCCATCTGTCCCCCGACGAACGGGCCCGGTGGAGTTCGTCCATGGAACAGGCAGGGGATTACCTGGCCCGGGTAATGGACAACGCATTCGCCAGCATCAACTATTGCGCGACCACCGCAGCCACCCTCGCCCACATGAACGCCTTCCTTCCGAAACCTTCCTATGCGGCCAAGGCCCGGGAACTGGCCCGGATGATCGTCGCCAAGATGAACCCCGAATACTTCATCGAAGGGGAAGGGTCCCGGGAAGGAAAATACAAATACGGGGTAGACCTGGGTTACAACATGGAGATGTCGCTCTGGGGCCTGGCCGAATATGCCCGCGTGACGGGCGACGGTCCGGCAGCAGACGCCGTGGCCCTTTCGTTGAAGAACCACCTCTGGTTCATCTATCCCAACGGCATGCTCGACGCTTCGTGGGCCATCCGCTCCAACAAATGGACTACCTTTGGCAGCGGCACCTCGGACGGCTGCCACCCGCTGCTGGCCCTGATGAGCGACCGCGACGAAGCCTATATCACCGCCGCCGTACGCAACATGCGGCAACTGGAACACTCCTTCACCCGTGAGGGCCTGCTGGGATTCGGCCCCCACTACGATCGGGTACGGAACGCTCCGCCCTGCATCTACCCCACCTTCACCAAAGCCAAAAGCCTGGCCATGGCCCAGAGTTGGGTGACCCGGGACGGTCCCGGAGACGCGCCGCTGCCCACCGACACGGAAGGCTGGCGCTATTTTCCCACGATGAACGTAGCCGTAGTGCGCAGCGGAGACTTCTGCGGAACGGTCACCGCCTACAACTACAAGGCGAAAGAGGGCCCCCGGAGCAAATACATGCACCGGCCGGCAGGAGGTTCGCTCAGTATCCTGTGGGTGGATGGGTTCGACCTGCTGCAAGCCTCATCCCAGACGGAATACCACCGCTGGGAACCGATGAGCTTCCCCGAAATTCCGGCAACCACACCCCTCACCCCGCGCATCGAAGTGAGCGCAAACAACGGCTATTACACCAACCTCTACGAATACGACGCCGCCTTCACCGTCGGCGAACGGGACGGAGCGGTCGAATGTACGGCTTACGGACAGTTGAAAAACCGCGACCAGCGGCCTTGCGGCGTCGGCTACACGCTGACGCACCGCTTCGGAGGTGATCGTCTGACCAAAAGTTTCATGATCGCCCATCAGACCCTCACGGACACGGTGCGGATCGTGGAACCCATCGTACTCAACGAGGGCACGGAAATCACCCGGCAGGACAGCCGTACGATCCGCATCGGGTCGAGGTCCCGCACCATCCTACTCACGCTCGACAGTCCGGAGGCGACCCTTCGCATCGACAAAAAGGGCGCCGAAACCTGCTGGAGCATCTATCCGGCCCTCAAAGCGTTGCCGATCGTGGTAGACGTACCCTGCGACGAAACCACCCGCCGGACACCCGTCACCCTGACCTATCGCATCGAATCGTAA
- a CDS encoding 4Fe-4S binding protein — translation MKYTTTHTICYSPTRTSAEVAAHVARGTAPERIVETDLTCDRDTRPIRIGNELAVIAAPVYAGRIAPVARERFSRLQGEGTPAILLAVYGNRDYEDALIELRDLAVSRGFVPLAAGAFIGEHSYSRPGMPVAEGRPDRSDLAAAESFGRQAAEKLASVSSPADLPAVTVPGNIPYKEVKPSTPAAPVTLKENCTACGLCIELCPTAAIRFDDEGEIATDPLLCTKCCACVKECPNQARIFDTPYTAMLHTNFSARREPETFL, via the coding sequence ATGAAATACACGACAACCCATACCATCTGCTACTCGCCGACCCGCACTTCGGCCGAAGTAGCCGCACACGTCGCCCGGGGAACCGCCCCGGAACGGATCGTCGAAACCGACCTGACCTGCGACCGGGATACACGGCCGATCCGGATCGGGAATGAACTCGCAGTCATCGCCGCCCCGGTCTATGCGGGCCGCATCGCCCCCGTGGCACGCGAACGGTTCTCCCGGTTGCAGGGCGAAGGGACCCCGGCGATCCTGCTGGCGGTCTACGGCAACCGCGATTACGAAGATGCCCTGATCGAACTGCGCGACCTGGCCGTATCGAGGGGATTCGTCCCGCTGGCTGCTGGTGCGTTCATCGGCGAACACAGTTACAGCCGCCCCGGGATGCCCGTCGCGGAAGGCAGGCCCGACCGGTCCGATCTCGCCGCTGCCGAATCGTTCGGCAGGCAGGCCGCAGAAAAACTTGCATCGGTCTCCTCCCCGGCCGATCTCCCGGCCGTCACCGTCCCGGGCAATATTCCCTATAAAGAGGTCAAACCGTCCACCCCGGCCGCTCCGGTCACGCTGAAAGAGAACTGCACGGCCTGCGGCCTCTGTATCGAACTGTGCCCCACCGCCGCCATCCGTTTCGACGACGAGGGCGAAATCGCAACCGATCCGCTTCTCTGCACCAAATGCTGCGCCTGCGTCAAGGAGTGTCCCAACCAGGCCCGCATTTTCGACACCCCCTATACGGCCATGCTCCATACCAATTTTTCGGCACGCCGCGAACCCGAAACTTTTTTATAA
- a CDS encoding tetratricopeptide repeat protein gives MKRVKMMLAVCAALFTIGSLSAQTATDVGKKFNAAAELINGKKFAEAIPVLQETIDMGVKVGPDALATVQNAQKLLPKCYFYKAMAAAKGSQFEAAVADLTKASEMGELYGDLSTANNAKRMISQVYTAMGASAFNAKDYAKAAEIFAKGYAANPNDTKLGLNLAMSYCELGLNDTTYMNKGLDVYKNIIALESKHSKYKADAATAKEKVVYYLMLNVPKLAEEKKYDEIMKLADHIVAIDSTNAQGNLLRLQTATNMKDWDKVIALGDAAAELQPTPELKSDAYFLLGAAYQNKENKAKAIETYKKVTAGGNVETAKAQITLLSK, from the coding sequence ATGAAGCGAGTAAAAATGATGCTGGCGGTTTGTGCCGCCTTGTTTACAATCGGAAGCCTGAGCGCACAGACGGCGACCGACGTGGGTAAGAAATTCAATGCCGCTGCCGAACTGATCAACGGAAAGAAATTTGCCGAAGCGATTCCCGTCCTGCAGGAGACCATCGACATGGGGGTCAAGGTGGGTCCGGACGCTCTGGCCACGGTACAGAACGCCCAGAAACTGCTTCCGAAATGTTATTTTTACAAAGCGATGGCCGCAGCCAAAGGCAGCCAGTTCGAGGCTGCCGTGGCCGATCTGACGAAGGCCTCGGAAATGGGCGAACTGTACGGCGACCTCTCCACGGCCAACAACGCGAAACGGATGATTTCGCAGGTCTATACGGCGATGGGCGCCAGCGCATTCAACGCCAAAGACTATGCGAAAGCCGCCGAAATCTTCGCCAAAGGCTACGCGGCCAACCCCAACGACACGAAACTGGGGCTGAACCTGGCCATGAGCTACTGCGAACTGGGGCTGAACGACACGACCTACATGAACAAGGGGCTGGATGTCTACAAGAACATCATCGCACTGGAGAGCAAACACAGCAAATACAAAGCGGATGCCGCCACGGCCAAGGAGAAGGTGGTTTACTACCTGATGCTCAACGTTCCCAAGCTGGCCGAAGAGAAGAAATACGACGAGATCATGAAACTGGCCGACCATATCGTCGCCATCGACTCGACCAATGCCCAGGGCAATCTGCTGCGCCTGCAGACCGCCACCAACATGAAGGACTGGGACAAGGTGATCGCCTTGGGCGATGCCGCCGCCGAACTGCAGCCCACTCCCGAACTGAAGTCGGACGCCTACTTCCTGCTGGGTGCCGCCTACCAGAACAAGGAGAACAAGGCCAAAGCGATCGAAACCTACAAGAAGGTGACGGCCGGAGGCAACGTCGAGACGGCCAAAGCACAGATCACGCTGCTGAGCAAATAG
- a CDS encoding glycoside hydrolase family 28 protein yields the protein MKSFRLLLLSLPLALAGPGHAANPWNMVKQIEKQISAPVFPDRDYPVTRYGATDDASADSRPAILQAIDRCSSDGGGRVVIPRGRFFCKGPVVLKSNVNLHLEEGAELIFSADEKDYLPAVPTRWEGTEVFNYSPLVYAYNVKNIAITGKGTLNGQGSKNIATWKPRQKPDQKKLRKMGTELVPLYERVFGEGHLLRPAFVEPVSCTNVLIEGITLIDSPFWVIHPLFCENVTVRGVRVDTTNDNNDGCDPESCLNVLIEDCYFHTGDDGIAIKSGRDNDAWRIGQPTQNVIIRNCTFNSKINGLCIGSEISGGVRNVFAENLYIPSATDAIYFKSNLDRGGYIENIHIRNVRADSVRSTLVKFEPDYKSESRNNYPTRFRGFVIENVKGGVAEISGIDISGFARMPVEDVTIRNLTLDRTPIPLIVKNAENITLKKVMINGMLQTLP from the coding sequence ATGAAATCATTCCGCCTGTTACTCCTGTCTCTCCCGCTGGCCCTCGCAGGGCCCGGTCATGCAGCCAACCCCTGGAACATGGTGAAGCAGATCGAAAAGCAGATCTCCGCCCCCGTCTTTCCCGACCGGGACTATCCGGTCACCCGCTACGGTGCGACGGACGACGCCTCTGCCGACTCCCGGCCGGCCATTCTCCAGGCCATCGACCGGTGTTCCTCCGACGGCGGGGGCCGCGTGGTCATCCCCCGCGGACGTTTCTTCTGCAAAGGCCCCGTCGTACTGAAAAGCAATGTCAACCTGCATCTGGAAGAGGGTGCCGAACTGATCTTCAGTGCCGACGAGAAAGATTACCTGCCCGCCGTCCCCACGCGCTGGGAAGGCACGGAGGTCTTCAACTACTCCCCGCTGGTCTATGCCTACAATGTGAAAAATATCGCCATTACCGGCAAAGGAACCCTCAACGGACAAGGCTCCAAAAACATCGCCACCTGGAAACCGCGTCAGAAACCCGACCAGAAAAAACTCCGCAAAATGGGCACCGAACTCGTCCCCCTTTATGAAAGGGTATTCGGGGAAGGCCATCTGTTGCGGCCCGCTTTCGTCGAACCGGTTTCGTGCACCAACGTCCTCATCGAGGGCATTACGCTGATCGACTCCCCGTTCTGGGTGATCCATCCCCTGTTTTGCGAAAACGTCACGGTCAGAGGCGTACGGGTCGATACGACGAACGACAACAACGACGGGTGCGACCCCGAATCGTGCCTCAACGTGCTGATCGAAGACTGCTATTTCCACACGGGCGACGACGGAATCGCCATCAAATCCGGCCGGGACAACGATGCCTGGCGTATCGGGCAGCCCACCCAGAATGTCATCATCCGCAACTGCACTTTCAATTCGAAAATCAACGGGCTGTGCATCGGCAGCGAAATCTCGGGCGGCGTGCGCAACGTATTCGCCGAAAACCTCTACATCCCCAGCGCCACCGACGCCATCTACTTCAAGTCGAATCTCGACCGCGGCGGCTATATCGAAAACATCCACATCCGCAACGTGCGGGCGGATTCGGTACGGTCGACCCTGGTAAAATTCGAACCGGACTACAAATCGGAAAGCCGCAACAACTATCCCACCCGGTTCCGGGGATTCGTCATCGAGAACGTGAAAGGCGGTGTCGCGGAGATCAGCGGAATCGACATCTCGGGCTTCGCCCGGATGCCCGTGGAAGACGTGACCATCCGCAATCTGACCCTCGACCGGACACCCATCCCCCTGATCGTCAAGAACGCCGAAAACATCACACTGAAAAAGGTAATGATCAACGGCATGCTCCAAACCCTGCCCTAA
- a CDS encoding IbrB-like domain-containing protein — protein MKTQTSPVYHVKAVPVEKVRANDYNPNSVAPPEMKLLELSIWEDGFTMPCVCYYNDKDDMYELVDGFHRYKVMKTSERIFKREQGLLPVVVIEKDLSNRMASTIRHNRARGSHNIRLMTEIIADLTKAGMSDRWIMKNIGMDRDELLRLKQITGLAELFADKDFSIPEDR, from the coding sequence ATGAAAACTCAGACCAGTCCCGTATATCACGTAAAAGCCGTGCCCGTGGAGAAAGTGAGGGCCAACGACTACAACCCCAACTCCGTAGCTCCGCCCGAGATGAAACTGCTGGAACTCTCCATCTGGGAGGACGGGTTCACGATGCCCTGCGTCTGCTACTACAACGACAAGGACGACATGTACGAACTGGTGGACGGCTTCCACCGCTACAAGGTGATGAAAACGTCGGAACGGATCTTCAAACGGGAACAGGGGCTGCTGCCGGTCGTTGTAATCGAAAAAGACCTCTCGAACCGTATGGCTTCGACCATCCGACACAACCGGGCCCGTGGCTCGCACAACATCCGGCTGATGACAGAGATCATCGCCGACCTGACCAAAGCGGGCATGTCCGACCGGTGGATCATGAAAAATATCGGCATGGACCGCGACGAACTGCTCCGGCTCAAGCAGATCACGGGTCTGGCCGAACTCTTTGCCGACAAGGATTTCAGCATTCCCGAGGACCGGTAG
- the aspS gene encoding aspartate--tRNA ligase → MYRTHTCGELRMDNLNQTVTLAGWVQKVRNLGAMTFIDLRDRYGITQLAVEEHSPAEIREAAAHLGREFVVQATGRVIERASKNPKMPTGDIEVAVEKLTVLNAAQTPPFTIEEQSDGGDDLRMRYRYLDLRRPPLQRAMALRHRMAQSIRSFLDGEGFLEIETPYMIKSTPEGARDFVVPSRMNPGEFYALPQSPQTFKQLLMVAGYDRYFQIVRCFRDEDLRADRQPEFTQVDCEMSFVERDDVLDVFERLAKHMFRNTVGVEFEGAFPRMSWHEAMEKYGSDKPDIRFGMTFNDVTGLMQGRGFGVFDSAEYIGAICAEGCAVYTRKQLDALTDFVKRPQVGAKGMVYARVEADGNVKSSVDKFYGQDDLRALAAACGAKPGDLILILSGEKKHTLTALSELRLEVAGQLGLRDKTKFAPLWVVDFPLLEWDEEAGRFFAMHHPFTSPKLEDVALFDTDPGRVRAEAYDFVVNGVEVGGGSIRIHDSKLQQKMFEVLGFTPEEAEKQFGFLTNAFRFGAPPHGGIAFGFDRWCSLFGGSDSIRDYIAFPKNNSGRDVMIDAPASISDAQLEELALRVELPEKE, encoded by the coding sequence ATGTACAGGACACATACCTGCGGGGAGCTCCGCATGGACAACCTGAATCAGACGGTTACGCTGGCGGGCTGGGTGCAGAAAGTGCGCAATCTGGGCGCCATGACCTTTATAGATCTGAGGGACCGCTACGGTATCACGCAGTTGGCCGTGGAGGAACATTCGCCGGCGGAGATCCGGGAGGCGGCCGCCCACCTGGGCCGTGAATTCGTCGTGCAGGCGACGGGGCGGGTGATCGAGCGGGCCTCCAAGAACCCGAAGATGCCTACGGGCGATATCGAGGTGGCCGTGGAGAAGCTCACCGTGCTGAATGCCGCGCAGACGCCGCCTTTCACCATCGAGGAGCAGAGCGACGGAGGGGACGACCTTCGGATGCGTTACCGGTATCTCGACCTGCGCCGCCCTCCGTTGCAGCGGGCGATGGCCCTGCGTCACCGGATGGCCCAGAGCATCCGGAGTTTTCTGGACGGAGAGGGGTTCCTGGAGATCGAAACGCCCTATATGATAAAATCCACGCCGGAGGGTGCACGCGACTTCGTGGTCCCTTCGCGGATGAATCCGGGAGAGTTCTATGCCCTGCCGCAGTCGCCGCAGACGTTCAAGCAGTTGCTGATGGTGGCCGGGTACGACCGTTATTTCCAGATCGTGCGCTGTTTCCGGGACGAGGACCTGCGGGCCGACCGGCAGCCGGAGTTCACGCAGGTGGACTGCGAGATGTCGTTCGTGGAGCGGGACGATGTGCTGGACGTTTTCGAACGGCTGGCCAAACACATGTTTAGGAATACGGTCGGAGTGGAGTTCGAGGGTGCTTTCCCTCGTATGTCGTGGCACGAGGCGATGGAGAAATATGGTTCGGACAAGCCCGACATCCGGTTCGGCATGACGTTCAACGATGTGACCGGACTGATGCAGGGCCGGGGATTCGGCGTGTTCGATTCGGCCGAATACATCGGGGCGATCTGTGCCGAAGGGTGTGCCGTGTACACCCGCAAGCAGCTCGATGCACTGACCGATTTCGTGAAGCGCCCGCAGGTGGGGGCCAAAGGCATGGTGTACGCCCGGGTGGAGGCTGACGGGAACGTGAAGTCGAGTGTGGACAAGTTTTACGGACAGGACGACCTGCGTGCGTTGGCGGCGGCCTGCGGAGCGAAGCCGGGCGACCTGATTCTGATTCTCTCGGGAGAAAAGAAGCATACGCTCACGGCGCTGAGCGAGTTGCGTCTGGAGGTGGCCGGGCAGTTGGGGCTGCGTGACAAGACGAAGTTCGCGCCGCTGTGGGTCGTGGATTTTCCATTGTTGGAATGGGACGAGGAGGCGGGACGCTTCTTCGCCATGCACCATCCGTTCACTTCACCCAAACTGGAGGACGTGGCGCTGTTCGACACCGATCCGGGCCGGGTGCGGGCCGAAGCGTACGATTTTGTGGTGAACGGGGTCGAGGTCGGCGGCGGCTCGATCCGGATTCACGATTCGAAATTGCAGCAGAAGATGTTCGAGGTGCTGGGCTTTACGCCGGAGGAGGCGGAGAAGCAGTTCGGTTTCCTGACCAATGCCTTCCGGTTCGGAGCACCTCCCCACGGAGGCATCGCTTTCGGGTTCGACCGCTGGTGTTCGCTGTTCGGCGGCAGCGATTCGATCCGCGATTACATTGCCTTTCCGAAAAACAATTCGGGCCGCGACGTGATGATCGACGCTCCGGCATCCATCTCCGACGCCCAGCTGGAAGAGTTGGCGCTGAGGGTGGAGTTGCCGGAAAAGGAGTAG
- a CDS encoding Arm DNA-binding domain-containing protein produces MNATVGMVYYESNNLKDRLNPLLQRITKDRKIKYVSLGVSLNQKHWDFSKQQPKPSCPNREYIEKLVLAKKGQYQDKIIEPTAFHKDYTPQSLVENIDYGFGFIRGKFLSPIQS; encoded by the coding sequence ATGAACGCTACAGTTGGAATGGTCTATTATGAGTCTAATAATCTGAAAGATAGGTTGAATCCTTTACTGCAGAGGATAACTAAAGACAGAAAAATCAAGTATGTGTCTTTGGGCGTTTCATTAAACCAGAAACACTGGGATTTCTCCAAACAACAGCCTAAGCCATCTTGTCCAAACAGGGAATATATAGAGAAACTTGTCCTTGCAAAGAAAGGGCAGTATCAGGATAAAATCATTGAACCGACAGCTTTTCATAAAGATTATACACCTCAAAGTCTGGTTGAAAATATTGATTATGGATTTGGATTTATTCGGGGAAAGTTTCTATCCCCAATTCAGTCGTGA